The DNA window tgagtTCTCATCTGATAAAGATGCTCCAACAACGGCATCACAGAATGATATAAGAACGgtcgaagaaaaattaaaattaattaaagaCACTGAAGAGCAAATTAGAGCGATCAAAATTGGCGTACAAAAGAATCAAATTGCAGACCTAGAAGAAGTTCCTCACGGTATCGTAAGACAAGCTAagtcaattgaaaattatgaatTTCCAACTCACAGATTATCCAATAAGTTGCATAATCCAAATAAATTACCATTAGTTATCGTTGCATGTGGTTCATTCTCTCCGATAACTTATTTGCATTTAAGAATGTTTGAGATGGCTTTGGATGCAATCAATGAACAAACAAGATTTGAAGTCGTTGGTGGTTATTATTCTCCTGTCAATGATACTTATCAAAAGCATGGTCTTGCGCCTGCTCATCATAGAGTTAGGATGTGTGAATTGGCATGTGAAAGAACCTCGTCCTGGCTTATGGTCGATGCATGGGAATCCTTGCAATCAAGTTTTACAAGAACAGCAAAAGTCTTGGATCATTTCAATCATGAAATTAACGTGAAAAGAGGTGGTATTATGACATCCACTggtgaaaaaattggtgTAAAGATCATGTTATTAGCAGGTGGCGATTTAATAGAATCAATGGGTGAACCAAACGTCTGGGCTGATAACGATTTGCACCATATTTTAGGTAATTATGGTTGTCTAATAGTAGAAAGAACAGGTTCCGATGTTCGTTCATTCTTATTGTCACATGATATCATGTATGAACatagaagaaatattttaatcATAAAACAACTGATTTATAATGATATCTCTTCCACTAAAGTGCGTCTATTCATAAGACGTGGCATGTCGGTACAATACTTGTTACCCAATTCGGTTATTAGATACATTCAAGAGCACAAATTGTATATTAATCAAAGTGAACCCGTAAAGCAAGTCATGGGTGGTAAagaataattttaaaatgaACTAGATAATGGAACTTCTACGTGTACTTTTTAATGATAGATTCTTAGTCTGTAATGTCTTCCTTATTAACCAATTAATCTTCttcgtttctttttttgcgATATGTACCATTA is part of the Kazachstania africana CBS 2517 chromosome 1, complete genome genome and encodes:
- the NMA1 gene encoding nicotinamide-nucleotide adenylyltransferase NMA1 (similar to Saccharomyces cerevisiae NMA2 (YGR010W) and NMA1 (YLR328W); ancestral locus Anc_4.147); its protein translation is MDPTKAPDFKPPAKDEQLNPPPDPTSSIPNSDPIIPYVLADNNESIDAPFNLEMNKKIKSRINKSSFSHVGSSNRSQSNHIPLNENEFQPLSADISSNDDDEFSSDKDAPTTASQNDIRTVEEKLKLIKDTEEQIRAIKIGVQKNQIADLEEVPHGIVRQAKSIENYEFPTHRLSNKLHNPNKLPLVIVACGSFSPITYLHLRMFEMALDAINEQTRFEVVGGYYSPVNDTYQKHGLAPAHHRVRMCELACERTSSWLMVDAWESLQSSFTRTAKVLDHFNHEINVKRGGIMTSTGEKIGVKIMLLAGGDLIESMGEPNVWADNDLHHILGNYGCLIVERTGSDVRSFLLSHDIMYEHRRNILIIKQLIYNDISSTKVRLFIRRGMSVQYLLPNSVIRYIQEHKLYINQSEPVKQVMGGKE